GTCTTCGCAGAGTTCGTTGAGTTCCCGGACAATCAGCGAAGCGTCTGTGGAGTTGTCGCCCTCGAGGAGATAGCGGAATAACAGCATGACGGGCACCTTCTGCTCATCGAAGGCTTTGAACAGCTGCAGGGCATTGCCGCCGCCGTAGATGGCATCGCCTTTGTGCTCCTTCCACTTGATCAGCTCCTCGTTGCCCAGCTGGGCGGCATGCGCTTCCTTAAAATTGTCGCTGGCGCGGTAAGCCCACGGCGACTCCTCAATCACTCGTTTCTCGAAGCCGAAACTGCCGCTTAGGATGACTACACGTCGGGAGCCCTTGAGGATCTCCACTAGCTCCTTCTGGAAATGACCGGTGTGGCGGGCAACCCACGGCGCCCGGAATTGCACCACCAGAAGTTTGTCCTCTACGCCCTCGTACAGTTCGCATGAGGAGACCTTCTCTTTGGGCTCGTGCTGATAGGCGGAGGGTCCGTAGACCGGAATCAGAGCTGGATGTGTGATGGATCCGATTCGCCGGAGTTCCTTGGACGCGATTAACAGGTCACAGGCCAGCTGCGCCGCATTTCCCACGCAAATGCTTGGTATGATAACTGTGTGCTCTGCCACGTCCAAAGTGGAACGCTTATCCTTCAGAAACAACATACTAGGGGGAAATCTCTTGGTGTCCGGAAAGAGTTTGAGATGTTAATTCAAGTCAAGTCAAAAATATGAAAGTAATGATTCCAGTGTTGGTGTGTTTACCAAGTGGCACTAGGTGGCAACTCTGGCGAGGAGCTTGATTAAAGCGCGGttaaaaaatcaaatccaaatctTCGATGTTTAAGATGACCGAATCTTATTTAAGTTTAGGACATATTTATGACTGCTGTCTACTTTACGAATTGATAAGTCGAGGCCACGCTAATTTTCAAAAAGTTGCGTTTTacacaaaattttaatttaactaattttctATTCATCTTATTATGTATAGGGCTTTCGTTACTAACCTGGAAAAATGTGTTGTTTTTGAGCACTCATTTATCGATAGCCGGCCAAAGACGTTTTGCAGCACtgttctttatttttgctttgaCAAACCAAATGTTTTGTTTCCCGGCGTAAATATGTCGAATTCCGTGAATATTTCAGTGGAAACGACTTGCGAGAACCAGATACGTGAGATTGGCTACGATGGCACCGAGTTGTATCAGCCGTATGTGTTTCCGCGCCCCAGCAAGTTCTCTTCAAATTTATTGagctctgtttttttttctccttagGCCGCCGACTTTGTCCGAAAGTCTGGCGAAATGTGCGGCGCGTATAGATTTTAGTAAGACGTCGCTGGACGACCTCAAGAAGGAGGAGAagacggcggcggcggccgcCGAAGAGGACAAGGACGCCACGCAGTTCCAAGAGAGCCTGTGGCCCTGGGATGCGGTGCGCAACAAGCTGAAGGACGCGCTCACGGAGATATGTGTGCTGTCCGATGTGATCTCCATCGCCAAGGATAAGCGTTATCTGGTTCTTGATCCCTTGCTGGAGGAGGCTGACGACACCAAGCCCATTGTGCAGGTGTACAGCCGCAAAAAAGCCATCTCACAGGCAGCCCAAGTGCTCCTCGGTGGCGCTGAACGCCTGCGGAACGCCCACAGTGAGCAGCGCAACAGAAATGTCTCAGACTTCCACATAGAGCTACTGCGCCTGCGACAGAACTGGCGCCTAAAGAAGGTGTCCAATGCGATTATCGGGGATCTCAGCTACCGCACAGCGGGCTCCAAGTTTGGCATGAGCGGCACCTTCGAGGTGACCAAAGCCGAAGAGACCGGGGATGAGGACACCGCCAGCTCATCCAACAGCAGTAGTAGCACCTCCGGCAACAATGGCATGCAACTTAAAGCCAGCTCCGCATTGCGAGTGATTGTACCAGCAGAGTTGCAGGGAGTTGCCTACATTAAGGTGATTACACAGAAGGATCAGGAGGACTTGTGCACCGCCCAGGTTAATCTGATGGGCCACGGACCCAATATAACAGCCCAGGTTGGAGTGTGGCAGAAGACGCTGGAGTTCGCTCAGAATGTGCTCTTCTGCAAGGAACTATTCGCCCAGTTGGCACGTGAAGCTATCCAACTGCAGGCGCCAATTCCACATGTGGTCATCGGGAACCAAATTCGCGCCACCCTGCTGCCTAACATCCAACTTATTATCTCGTTGTGCCACTCAACCACCTTTGATTCCAGTCAGCCGGCGCCAATTAACGATCATGACCATGTTCTGGAACACTCGCTGCATCAGCTTCTGCGGGAGGTGCACTACAAGAACTCACACCATCCCTTTCCCCATCCGGCCAGTGCTCCATTGGGACCAACTAAGAAACGCATGCTAGCCGGTCCAATGGCAGCGGATCGGGAAACGTTATTGGATATGACCAAGTCACAGACTATTCTCGAACAGATCATAGCCCAGGCGCAGCACATTTTCATGCGCAAACGAACGCAATACGTGCTCGACACGCTGGCGAGAGATGTAAAGGACCCGCAGATTGTGTCGCATTGGAACGCCATGAACAGTCCCACCATGTCGTGTGTAAAGATCAACATTGTAACGCACGGATACGATGCCATTGGACGTACCTCACTGGTGATCCACGTCAAGGAGCGCTCTCTTAAATGCATTTGTCGGGATGGACGCGTTATGCGGCTGTCCTACGAGCCGCAGGAACTCCGCGACCTGATCCTCTGCCAGATCAACTCTCACCAGATCTCTTGCCTGATCAGCCTAGCTCGCTGCATGGCCTGGACTGTGCTGTCGAATAGCAACCACTTGGGTGTCGGAAAGGTGGAGCCGCTGGGCAATGCCAGTTCCTGCCTTCTGGCCTCTCCCAATAGCGATCGCATGATTGCCGTTCAAATTCGCTGCGATCCGCAGATAGATGTTAAGGTTTATATAGCGAGAAGTCCACGACAGGATTTCTTCCCAAGTCCACTTGTACCAGAAAAGCTGTGGGAGAATCTGGGGGGCACTTTCAAGGAGGTGAGTACATTATTGCAAATCAGGGCAACAAAAGGGATCAataaatttcttaatttttatagGTGAGGTTCGACAAAATCGAGGGCAAGAGCTTTCTCAACAAAATGGAGTTTCTGATGGCTTCACTGACCAGCAATTCAGCCTGAAAAACCTTCACTTGCATCCACTAGTACATAAATCGATTTAGAACTCTGTTTTAggaattaattaaagtaaaaagagttgcatttaaatttacataCGAGACTTCTGTGTTTCGACATACTGCTATTGTATTGCTTAGATGTAATTTCTTGAGGTGCTTTCAGTTCAGTGCATCAGGCTGTAGCTGACGTTGTTCTTCCACAGGCGTGGCTGGTAGTTCACAGACTCCGGCGACATATTTCGCTGTTGCATGATGGTAAAGGTGTCCTCCAGGCTGACCACATTCGCCCGATTGGTACTCTGCGCAGAACAGTTTTGATCTCCGTACTCAGATTACTAGCTGATAAACCGAACTCACCCAGCGCTCCAGGTCGCAGAAGCTGATATGGTAGTTCTGGACGCGTGGCTGCAGTGTCAGCGCTTCCATCTGCATCTGGTCCCCCAGAGGTTGGGCCAGGCGCAGATAAAGTCCCCGGTTGGTGGAAAATAGGACGGGTACTCGCTTGGCCGGTGCTGATCCCGCGCCCGTTCCGGCACCTGGGATTTGCCGGTAGGTCGGGCAATGATTTAGAGTGGACACCGCCTCCTCCGGCATCTGTGCGTCGCTGCCACCGCCTCCCACACCTCCAACTGTCCGTATCAGACCCATGCAAGTGTAAAAACAGGACGCCACCTTGCCGCATTTATGGGATTAGTGGCCGTACTCGATTTTCTGATCTCGCGAGCAGCCTTTGGATGGACTTCGCTTGATATGCATTGTTCCACACTCCTGAACCTATCGATTTTGTGCAGCGCCAAGCCTAACGTCAACACGCTccagtgagtgtgtgtatcAGCCCCATCCATTTGTATGGGCCGCAATCGAACGGCCGGTTGCCCCGACAACGAATACCACATACCAATACCCCGTTCCCTGACCGAATGGCCGGTGGTGTTCATTCATTAGCCATGTGCGTGTGCCGGACCAATTGTCTCAGCCAGAGCCAGATATCCAGATAGGCAGATAGCTAGCCGGCCACACGCGTTTTCTGCAAAATTGTTCAATTAATGCCAGCGGGAAGAGAAATCTCTTTGATGATGTATCCCATCAGCAGATTGGGTCCAACTGGTGGTGTTGTGATTGCAAATAGCAGACTATTATGGAATACCAAATGAATATTGTGAATTCAACAACTGAGGAAAAATAGTTCTGATCATTAGGATCACCAGCGTTGCTTCTATTACTTTAAGTATCTTCATATGAGTTCATATTGAATATTCTCTAATtgttgaaatgtttttttctttagaaTAGCAATTTCGATGACTAGGATTAGAGCGTCTATTccaacacaacaaaaaaataaaacacttccattactttactttttacaaatattgttttaaaactttatttcatttttatattatattgttgttttgtttgtgttgtgtacttgtaaattgtataattaacactaaaatacttatttaaacatattccatATTTAATCGGTTTTTGTATTCCCTtcattttttagatttttcaGTGTtactttttgccatttttttttttgtttttgttatttgtggTTGGGGCGACTtatactttttgtttgcttattcCGCTCCATTacacttatatattttgtttgtggCTTATATAGATCCAGCAATTGAAACGCTCAAACCCAAAGCgttagtaaataaatttaacttaGCCACTATTTAAGTTTTTCGCTCGTCGCATCATCGATGCGGCATTCCATACTATAATTTAGATATAATTCATGCAGCACATACTATAAATTTCTCCACTCCGCGCGCTCGATCGTCTTATAAATTCCGACATATTAAacatatacaatatttaaaatagacttttaaatttttcttgtTGAATTAA
This genomic stretch from Drosophila yakuba strain Tai18E2 chromosome 3R, Prin_Dyak_Tai18E2_2.1, whole genome shotgun sequence harbors:
- the LOC6535516 gene encoding proteasome assembly chaperone 2; this translates as MLFLKDKRSTLDVAEHTVIIPSICVGNAAQLACDLLIASKELRRIGSITHPALIPVYGPSAYQHEPKEKVSSCELYEGVEDKLLVVQFRAPWVARHTGHFQKELVEILKGSRRVVILSGSFGFEKRVIEESPWAYRASDNFKEAHAAQLGNEELIKWKEHKGDAIYGGGNALQLFKAFDEQKVPVMLLFRYLLEGDNSTDASLIVRELNELCEDFLQLRNGGDGSFKLTVPKSWNLLFGNDVTELLF
- the LOC6535517 gene encoding mediator of RNA polymerase II transcription subunit 17, producing MSNSVNISVETTCENQIREIGYDGTELYQPPPTLSESLAKCAARIDFSKTSLDDLKKEEKTAAAAAEEDKDATQFQESLWPWDAVRNKLKDALTEICVLSDVISIAKDKRYLVLDPLLEEADDTKPIVQVYSRKKAISQAAQVLLGGAERLRNAHSEQRNRNVSDFHIELLRLRQNWRLKKVSNAIIGDLSYRTAGSKFGMSGTFEVTKAEETGDEDTASSSNSSSSTSGNNGMQLKASSALRVIVPAELQGVAYIKVITQKDQEDLCTAQVNLMGHGPNITAQVGVWQKTLEFAQNVLFCKELFAQLAREAIQLQAPIPHVVIGNQIRATLLPNIQLIISLCHSTTFDSSQPAPINDHDHVLEHSLHQLLREVHYKNSHHPFPHPASAPLGPTKKRMLAGPMAADRETLLDMTKSQTILEQIIAQAQHIFMRKRTQYVLDTLARDVKDPQIVSHWNAMNSPTMSCVKINIVTHGYDAIGRTSLVIHVKERSLKCICRDGRVMRLSYEPQELRDLILCQINSHQISCLISLARCMAWTVLSNSNHLGVGKVEPLGNASSCLLASPNSDRMIAVQIRCDPQIDVKVYIARSPRQDFFPSPLVPEKLWENLGGTFKEVRFDKIEGKSFLNKMEFLMASLTSNSA
- the LOC6535518 gene encoding uncharacterized protein LOC6535518 gives rise to the protein MGLIRTVGGVGGGGSDAQMPEEAVSTLNHCPTYRQIPGAGTGAGSAPAKRVPVLFSTNRGLYLRLAQPLGDQMQMEALTLQPRVQNYHISFCDLERWSTNRANVVSLEDTFTIMQQRNMSPESVNYQPRLWKNNVSYSLMH